The genome window CACCGCCGCGTGGCGGGCGGCGGAGATCCCGTCGACCAACGGGCACGGCACCGCCCGCGGCGTCGCGCGCGTGTACGCCGCGCTGGCGCGCGGGGGCGCGATCGATGGCGTGCGCATCCTCGCCGCCCCCGGGCTCCGCTCGGCGGTCGCCGAGCACTCGTACGGCCCCGACCGGGTGCTCGAGCGCCCCTCCCGCTTCGCGCTCGGCTTCCAGCTGACGCAACCGGAGCGCCCGCTCGGACCGAACGCCGGCGCGTTCGGACACTTCGGCGCCGGCGGCTCGCTCGGGTTCTGCGATCCCGAGGCCGACCTGGCGTTCGGCTACGTGATGAACGACATGGGGCCGCGCTGGCAGAACCCGCGCAACCGCGCCCTCGTCGACGCGGTCTACACCGGCCTCTGAGAGCGGCTCACTCTCCGAAGTACGCCTCGAGCGCCCGCATGTACGGCACGCACGGCCGCGCCTGCTTGACCGCGTCGCGCGCGGCCTCGAGCGACAGGCCCTCGCGCACGTGGAGGTAGGCGATCGCGGCGGTCGGCGCGCGGTTGAGACCCGCGTTGCAGTGGAGGTAGACGCGCTCGCCCCCGTCCACGAGCCGGCCGAGGAGCGCCACGATCTCGCCGAGGCGCGCCGCGAGGTGCCGGTCGTCGCCGTCGGGCACGGGGATGCGGTGGAAGCCGAGCCCGTGCTCGCGGTAGGCGCGCTCCAGGGCGCGGAGGTCGATGCCCTTGCTCGCCAGGTCGGCGTCGTCCTGGAGCGAGAGCACGGCCGTGACTCCGTGCTGGTCGCGGAGCCACGCGGCGTCCTCGGGCACCGGATACTCGCCGACCAGGAGCACGGGCCGGATGACGCTCACGCCCGGCCGGCCGCCGGGGCGCGGCGGTGGGCCCATCAGGCCGATCGTGCGCGGGAGATCCATCTGTCGTTGATGCGCCT of Deltaproteobacteria bacterium contains these proteins:
- a CDS encoding beta-lactamase family protein, with the protein product TAAWRAAEIPSTNGHGTARGVARVYAALARGGAIDGVRILAAPGLRSAVAEHSYGPDRVLERPSRFALGFQLTQPERPLGPNAGAFGHFGAGGSLGFCDPEADLAFGYVMNDMGPRWQNPRNRALVDAVYTGL